A section of the Pristiophorus japonicus isolate sPriJap1 chromosome 4, sPriJap1.hap1, whole genome shotgun sequence genome encodes:
- the LOC139262140 gene encoding DNA damage-inducible transcript 4-like protein gives MVMMYVQTFGGTSPYSARTSPTGDEGDSVVQLMKKLLHHSFAGEAVTSSKKIKHGESPFERHYNIEDENLIPGSDTHFLNQSGNDFIFLEEFLEERTCQHLAKQIEHCLSTSKKSQLHCQELLIPQYMSRRIAQDVLRMAASEPCGLRGAVIYVNLEHENTSKKLGRIVYDSSVIPTFELTLVFKQDNNTWPSLRDFFSIGACFTHSSRRVLKLSPGFRLVKRKLYSSVGPIVEEC, from the exons ATGGTGATGATGTACGTTCAGACTTTCGGGGGCACGAGTCCTTACAGTGCAAGGACGAGTCCTACCGGCGATGAGGGGGATAGTGTGGTCCAGTTGATGAAGAAACTCCTTCATCATAGCTTCGCTGGCGAAGCGGTAACAAGTTCGAAAAAGATAAAACATGGTGAAAGCCCCTTTGAGAGACATTATAACATAGAAGATGAGAACCTTATTCCTGGATCAG ATACACATTTCCTGAATCAATCTGGCAATGACTTTATTTTTCTGGAGGAATTTTTGGAAGAGAGGACATGCCAGCATCTAGCTAAGCAGATAGAGCACTGCCTGTCCACTTCGAAGAAATCCCAGCTGCACTGTCAGGAGCTCTTGATCCCCCAGTACATGAGCAGGAGAATAGCCCAAGATGTTCTTCGAATGGCTGCCAGTGAGCCCTGTGGACTGCGTGGTGCAGTGATCTATGTTAATCTGGAGCATGAGAACACCAGTAAGAAGCTGGGCAGAATTGTGTATGACAGCAGTGTCATTCCTACCTTTGAACTGACTCTAGTCTTTAAACAGGATAACAACACCTGGCCCAGTCTGAGGGATTTCTTTTCCATTGGGGCCTGCTTCACACATTCATCAAGAAGGGTACTGAAACTTAGTCCAGGCTTTAGATTGGTCAAACGAAAATTGTATTCTTCGGTAGGACCAATTGTTGAAGAATGCTGA